The Saccharomyces mikatae IFO 1815 strain IFO1815 genome assembly, chromosome: 11 genome has a segment encoding these proteins:
- the SMKI11G1420 gene encoding uncharacterized protein has protein sequence MQENHSVSYLHEANASKRPNGLFSQTKKQANFPKVLNQTEEEIEDEDLMVDLNTGSLTPVNLKYWTRMSTMTENFGKL, from the coding sequence ATGCAAGAAAACCACTCTGTTAGCTACCTCCACGAAGCAAATGCCTCAAAGAGACCCAACGGGCTATTTTCACAAACCAAAAAGCAAGCtaattttccaaaagttCTAAATCAAACTGAAGAGGAGATAGAAGATGAGGACCTTATGGTAGACCTCAACACGGGGTCTTTGACTCCTGTCAATTTAAAATATTGGACCCGAATGAGTACAATGACTGAGAATTTTGGCAAGCtgtga